The proteins below come from a single Edaphobacter acidisoli genomic window:
- a CDS encoding LolA family protein, which produces MTPTRLAAILAITAALAIPTHAQTLPEVLHQMDAASTRFHSAQADFRWDLYERVVKQTTTQNGSIYFDKTGATTQMGAKIDPPYAKFLEYKNGTLRLFDPGADHLTILHAGANQQQYESFLTLGFGGSGTDLAKSWNITLQGKETLNDGSGPIETVKLDLVPKDPKVLENVSHITIWVDLKRGISLKQQFFLPSEDEKTATYTHIRYNQKVNTSPYTIKTDKKTTIDNR; this is translated from the coding sequence ATGACCCCAACCCGCCTCGCCGCCATCCTCGCAATCACCGCCGCCCTCGCCATCCCCACCCACGCGCAGACCCTCCCCGAAGTCCTCCACCAGATGGACGCAGCCAGCACCCGCTTCCACTCCGCGCAGGCCGACTTCCGCTGGGACCTCTACGAGCGCGTCGTCAAACAAACGACCACGCAGAACGGCAGCATCTACTTTGACAAAACCGGCGCCACCACGCAGATGGGCGCAAAGATCGACCCGCCCTACGCCAAGTTCCTCGAATATAAAAACGGCACCCTCCGCCTCTTCGACCCCGGCGCCGACCACCTCACCATCCTCCACGCCGGCGCCAACCAGCAGCAGTACGAGAGCTTCCTCACGCTCGGCTTCGGCGGCAGCGGCACCGACCTCGCCAAATCGTGGAACATCACCCTCCAGGGCAAAGAGACGCTCAACGACGGCTCCGGCCCCATCGAAACCGTCAAGCTCGACCTCGTCCCCAAAGACCCGAAGGTCCTCGAAAACGTCTCGCACATCACCATCTGGGTCGACCTCAAGCGCGGCATCTCGCTCAAGCAGCAGTTCTTCCTACCCTCCGAAGACGAGAAGACCGCCACCTACACCCACATCCGCTACAACCAGAAGGTCAACACCAGCCCCTACACCATCAAGACCGACAAAAAGACCACCATCGACAACCGCTAA
- a CDS encoding M56 family metallopeptidase, translating to MRELASLGLVHWLTAYLVNAAWQVPVVFVAARLSARLLERVSAQAVHRVWVGALGAAVVLPACHLRLLRLFSVGASAAAGGSGDARVSMLSAVSARGSAVHFPVWGMVILLAVFAVALVVFGARLAWGLWRTESIRRQAGAVEMDAEFRAGWRRFCDAFEVREARIASSRAVSGPVVVGFRTPVLLVPEGFLESVTLEDWEAALAHEFAHVRRRDFAKNVLYGVMTLPVAWHPVVRVMLSRVAESREVVCDAMAAEVVQGRREYARSLLRLAGMLAGRPQPKTLHAIGIFDGNTLERRVMTLIEGQVEMKRARRLVSVAACVALTVAACGSALALRMNVDGAAAATGTVNPDLAKKDGNVTPVHIVYKKAPVYPQDAKKNPVDGVVVLEAIIMTDGTPENVHVVKSLREDYDQSAVNAVEQWRFTPAMKDGVPVEVDTHIQIHYSIK from the coding sequence ATGCGAGAGCTTGCGTCGTTGGGTTTGGTGCATTGGCTGACCGCGTATCTGGTGAATGCGGCGTGGCAGGTGCCGGTGGTGTTTGTGGCGGCGCGGCTTTCGGCGCGGCTGCTGGAGCGGGTGAGTGCGCAGGCTGTGCATCGGGTGTGGGTGGGGGCGTTGGGCGCGGCGGTGGTGTTGCCTGCGTGTCATTTGCGTTTGCTGCGGCTGTTTTCGGTGGGTGCTTCGGCTGCTGCGGGTGGAAGCGGCGATGCGCGGGTGTCGATGTTGAGTGCGGTGTCGGCGCGGGGTAGCGCGGTGCATTTTCCGGTGTGGGGGATGGTGATTTTGCTGGCGGTGTTTGCGGTGGCACTGGTGGTGTTTGGGGCGCGGTTGGCGTGGGGTCTGTGGCGGACAGAGAGCATTCGGCGGCAGGCGGGTGCAGTGGAGATGGATGCGGAGTTTCGTGCTGGCTGGCGGCGTTTCTGCGATGCGTTTGAGGTGAGGGAGGCGCGGATTGCTTCGTCACGGGCTGTTTCCGGGCCTGTGGTGGTTGGATTTCGCACGCCGGTGCTGCTGGTGCCTGAGGGGTTTCTGGAGTCGGTGACGCTGGAGGATTGGGAGGCTGCGCTGGCGCATGAGTTCGCGCATGTGCGGCGGCGGGATTTTGCGAAGAACGTGCTGTATGGGGTGATGACGCTGCCGGTGGCGTGGCATCCGGTGGTGCGGGTGATGTTGTCGCGCGTGGCGGAGAGCCGCGAGGTGGTTTGCGATGCGATGGCGGCGGAGGTTGTGCAGGGAAGACGGGAGTATGCAAGGTCGTTGCTGCGGCTGGCCGGGATGTTGGCGGGCAGGCCGCAGCCTAAAACACTTCACGCTATCGGGATATTCGATGGCAATACGCTTGAGAGGAGAGTTATGACACTGATTGAAGGGCAGGTGGAGATGAAGCGGGCGCGGCGGCTGGTATCGGTTGCTGCATGTGTGGCGCTGACGGTTGCGGCGTGCGGGTCGGCGCTGGCGTTGCGGATGAATGTGGATGGTGCGGCGGCTGCAACGGGGACGGTGAATCCGGACCTGGCGAAGAAGGACGGGAATGTGACGCCGGTGCATATTGTGTACAAAAAGGCGCCGGTATATCCGCAGGATGCGAAGAAAAATCCGGTGGACGGAGTGGTGGTGCTGGAGGCGATCATTATGACGGATGGGACTCCGGAGAATGTGCATGTAGTGAAGAGTCTGCGAGAGGATTACGACCAGAGCGCGGTTAATGCTGTCGAGCAGTGGAGGTTTACTCCAGCAATGAAGGATGGTGTGCCGGTTGAGGTCGACACGCATATTCAGATTCACTATTCGATCAAGTAA
- a CDS encoding BlaI/MecI/CopY family transcriptional regulator: MTKRSEESYCPNQLGGVVVGEKDAAGLTKLELQIMQVIWRRGASSVAEVQEGLEQELAYTTVQTMLNILERKGKLKRRLKGRAYIYSAVVTESRAVGHAVRDLVDRMFGGSSEELVMSLVKSRQLDPEKLAELSRRLKEEE; the protein is encoded by the coding sequence TTGACAAAACGTTCCGAGGAGAGCTATTGTCCTAATCAATTAGGAGGTGTGGTTGTGGGTGAGAAGGATGCGGCAGGTTTGACGAAGCTGGAGTTGCAGATTATGCAGGTGATCTGGCGGCGCGGGGCGAGCAGCGTGGCTGAGGTGCAGGAGGGGCTGGAGCAGGAGCTGGCCTACACGACTGTGCAGACGATGCTGAACATTCTGGAGCGCAAGGGCAAGCTGAAGCGCAGGCTGAAGGGGCGGGCCTATATCTATAGCGCGGTGGTGACGGAGTCGCGCGCAGTGGGCCATGCTGTGCGCGACCTGGTGGACCGGATGTTTGGCGGGTCGAGTGAAGAGCTGGTGATGAGCCTGGTGAAGAGCAGGCAGCTCGATCCGGAGAAGCTGGCGGAGCTGAGCCGAAGGCTGAAGGAGGAGGAGTGA
- the thiL gene encoding thiamine-phosphate kinase, whose protein sequence is MKKPLGELALIDQIRHRFPARSPHVTLGIGDDCALLRPPSGHEIAITTDFSLETRHFLQRTHPPESVGHRTLARGLSDLAAMGATPLAAFLSLALPADMLTTAQGRRWVERFFTGLRALAHRHKVPLAGGDTSESPRETRDANGLILADIVLIGLVPTGKALRRSKARPGDAIYVTGHLGGSAAELAKLLKQQKPAQTKSTRDHPHLYPEPRIAQGRALLTRNLATACIDISDGLSTDLAHICRASGTHAEIDQSALPIHPQARKLTPEAALHAALHGGEDYELLFTAPATTRIPKSIARVPITRIGRLTPKRPATPLLTLITPNSARTPLKPSGWQHFTPPGRQNR, encoded by the coding sequence ATGAAGAAACCCCTAGGCGAGCTCGCGCTGATCGACCAGATTCGCCACCGCTTCCCAGCCCGCAGCCCCCACGTCACGCTCGGCATCGGCGACGACTGCGCGCTCCTCCGCCCACCCTCCGGCCACGAAATAGCCATCACCACCGACTTCTCCCTCGAAACCCGCCACTTCCTTCAGCGCACCCACCCTCCCGAATCCGTCGGCCACCGCACACTCGCCCGCGGCCTCAGCGACCTCGCCGCCATGGGAGCGACTCCACTCGCCGCCTTCCTCTCGCTCGCCCTGCCCGCCGACATGCTCACTACCGCCCAGGGCCGCCGCTGGGTCGAGCGCTTCTTCACCGGCCTCCGCGCCCTCGCCCATCGCCACAAAGTCCCTCTCGCCGGCGGCGACACCTCCGAGTCCCCACGCGAAACCCGAGACGCCAACGGCCTCATCCTCGCCGACATCGTTCTCATCGGCTTAGTCCCAACAGGCAAAGCCCTCCGCCGCTCGAAGGCACGTCCCGGAGACGCCATCTACGTCACCGGCCATCTCGGAGGCTCCGCCGCAGAGCTAGCCAAGCTCCTCAAGCAACAGAAACCCGCCCAGACCAAATCCACCAGAGACCACCCCCACCTCTACCCTGAACCACGCATCGCCCAGGGTCGCGCCCTGCTCACCCGCAACCTGGCCACAGCCTGCATCGATATCAGCGACGGCCTCTCAACAGACCTCGCCCACATCTGCCGCGCCTCAGGCACCCACGCCGAGATTGACCAATCCGCCCTACCCATCCATCCCCAGGCACGCAAACTAACCCCGGAAGCAGCACTCCACGCGGCCCTGCACGGAGGCGAAGACTACGAGCTTCTCTTCACCGCCCCCGCAACCACCCGCATCCCGAAATCCATCGCCCGAGTCCCCATCACCCGCATCGGGCGCCTCACCCCAAAGCGCCCCGCAACGCCACTCCTCACCCTCATCACCCCCAACAGCGCCCGAACCCCGCTCAAGCCCTCCGGCTGGCAGCACTTCACCCCGCCAGGCAGGCAGAACCGATAG
- a CDS encoding TonB-dependent receptor, giving the protein MLSFRTVLKAVLIFSVAVSPVVVRAQQASATVSGSVADPDGALIPGATITLTPPHGKASVVQSTSDGTYALHNVPAGTYAMTVTMQGFATYVKQGVHVAAGQKLSLDVKMQIQAQQEVQVTAQAAQVSVDADSNASATVIKGKDLDALSDDPDELSDELTALAGPAAGPNGGQIYVDGFTGGQLPPKSSIREIRINQNPFSAEYDKLGYGRVEVFTKPGTDKFHGFYTVEGGDKSFNTSSPFLGETNTQPDYHTVFMFGDFSGPISHSMSFTVGGSHRTIDNNALVYPSGYYAHSATDTTPCQPGDLTCTYFPSYPEANRAILQPQTRSDISPRIDIALGEKNTLTARYQYNVSGSQNSGIGGGSLPTQGVNSEFTENTIQISDTQIVSPRIINETRFEYERDYNSSNALNTGSTLSVQGAFTWGGASSGVQRSTQDHIEVQNYTSIALSKNFIRLGGRLRYNSDSVYSTAGTNGTFTYNNLLDPCVTSNTDATSQAHCASITSTPCATANAGVSSYQCGIPALYNITTVNKPTISGSIADVGLYAETDWKVRPNLTISYGLRYEAQNRINSSHDIAPRVSFAWGVPRGQGKNPVTVVRGGYGLFYDRFALGDYMTTLQQNGTNQVVSSFINPGATCSPSNPAGCGASAPSRFKITQLGSGIRSPYTMQAAIGVDQQLGKLGTLSVNYLNAHGVHEYMSREFYTPNTSSATPVTSPYDFQFQSAGVFRENQLMVNSRVRLNRVQMFGFYSMSFANANTSGSGFVPTSNTNTRADYGRASFARRQFGVIGGTMQLPYSFTASPFIIAMAGSPYNIVTGTDPLGSTVYNTRPYFASGNSGSCVSSAAFSSTDTGGLTPVPINYCTSPANATINLRLNRVFGFGERTGQQAASQGGPGGPPPGEHGHGGGHGGGGGGRGGPFGASNSGHKYTFTLGVQASNLFNMIPYSAPTSTLSSAQFGKFTSLAGRPFANGTAVRTIMLTGAFNF; this is encoded by the coding sequence ATGTTGTCCTTTCGTACAGTTCTGAAAGCTGTTTTGATTTTTTCTGTCGCGGTGTCTCCGGTTGTCGTGCGGGCACAGCAGGCCAGTGCAACCGTAAGCGGATCGGTTGCCGACCCGGACGGCGCATTGATTCCCGGCGCAACGATCACGCTGACACCGCCTCATGGGAAGGCTTCGGTTGTGCAGTCGACGAGCGATGGCACGTATGCGCTGCATAATGTTCCCGCGGGAACGTATGCGATGACGGTGACGATGCAGGGATTCGCCACCTATGTGAAGCAGGGAGTCCATGTCGCAGCGGGACAGAAGCTCTCTCTGGATGTGAAGATGCAGATTCAAGCGCAGCAGGAGGTCCAGGTCACAGCTCAAGCCGCGCAGGTCAGCGTAGATGCGGATAGCAATGCGAGCGCGACTGTCATCAAGGGCAAGGACCTCGATGCGCTCTCCGACGATCCCGACGAGTTGTCCGATGAACTGACCGCGCTTGCCGGACCAGCGGCAGGGCCGAACGGTGGGCAGATCTATGTTGACGGATTTACAGGCGGACAATTGCCGCCGAAGTCGTCGATTCGCGAGATCCGCATCAACCAGAATCCATTTTCGGCGGAGTATGACAAGCTGGGCTATGGCCGCGTGGAGGTGTTCACGAAGCCGGGCACGGACAAATTCCATGGGTTCTATACCGTGGAAGGTGGAGACAAGTCCTTCAATACTTCGAGTCCATTTCTGGGAGAGACCAATACGCAGCCGGATTACCACACGGTCTTTATGTTTGGTGACTTCAGCGGGCCAATCTCCCACTCGATGTCTTTTACGGTAGGCGGTTCTCACCGCACGATTGACAATAACGCGCTGGTCTATCCCAGCGGCTACTACGCCCACTCCGCAACGGATACGACACCGTGCCAGCCGGGCGATCTGACCTGCACCTATTTCCCGTCTTATCCAGAAGCAAATCGCGCGATTCTGCAGCCGCAGACGCGCAGCGATATCAGCCCACGCATTGACATTGCGCTGGGTGAGAAGAACACGCTGACCGCGCGCTACCAGTACAACGTCAGCGGATCGCAGAACAGCGGCATTGGCGGCGGAAGTCTTCCAACGCAGGGCGTCAACAGCGAGTTCACCGAGAATACGATACAGATCAGTGATACGCAGATTGTCAGCCCGCGCATTATCAACGAGACGCGTTTTGAGTATGAGCGCGACTATAACTCTTCGAATGCCCTGAACACCGGATCAACGCTCTCTGTGCAGGGCGCGTTCACCTGGGGAGGAGCATCGTCGGGTGTGCAGCGCAGCACTCAGGACCATATCGAGGTGCAGAACTATACGTCCATCGCCCTGTCCAAGAACTTCATCAGGCTGGGCGGACGGCTGCGGTACAACAGCGACTCGGTGTACTCGACGGCTGGAACCAACGGTACGTTTACCTACAACAATCTTCTGGACCCGTGCGTGACCTCGAACACGGATGCGACCTCACAGGCGCACTGTGCCAGTATCACATCGACGCCATGCGCGACCGCAAACGCCGGGGTGTCGTCCTACCAGTGCGGCATTCCGGCACTCTACAACATCACTACGGTCAATAAGCCGACGATCTCGGGCAGCATCGCCGATGTCGGCCTTTACGCCGAGACAGACTGGAAGGTGAGACCAAACCTGACGATCAGCTACGGTCTGCGTTATGAGGCGCAAAACAGAATTAATAGCAGTCACGATATAGCGCCGCGCGTCTCGTTTGCGTGGGGCGTTCCGCGTGGCCAGGGCAAGAATCCGGTAACGGTGGTGCGCGGTGGATACGGCCTCTTTTACGACCGGTTTGCTCTCGGTGACTACATGACGACGCTCCAGCAGAATGGGACGAATCAGGTGGTTTCGTCGTTCATCAATCCGGGTGCGACATGCTCACCGTCGAATCCAGCTGGTTGCGGGGCTTCTGCTCCGAGCAGATTCAAAATTACGCAGCTCGGATCCGGGATTCGCAGTCCATATACGATGCAGGCGGCGATTGGTGTCGACCAACAGCTCGGCAAGTTGGGGACGCTCTCGGTCAATTACCTAAATGCGCATGGTGTCCACGAGTACATGTCGCGGGAGTTTTATACACCGAACACCTCGTCTGCTACGCCTGTTACCTCTCCATATGACTTTCAATTCCAGTCGGCAGGTGTCTTCCGGGAGAACCAGTTGATGGTGAACTCGCGCGTGCGGCTGAACCGGGTGCAGATGTTTGGCTTCTACTCGATGAGCTTTGCGAATGCCAACACCTCCGGGTCCGGCTTCGTGCCGACCAGCAATACGAACACCCGTGCGGACTACGGGCGCGCCTCTTTCGCGCGGCGTCAGTTTGGCGTCATTGGCGGCACCATGCAGCTGCCGTATTCCTTTACGGCCAGCCCGTTCATCATTGCGATGGCTGGCTCGCCTTACAACATCGTCACTGGCACGGATCCGCTGGGCAGCACGGTCTATAACACGCGGCCTTACTTTGCGAGCGGGAACAGCGGAAGCTGCGTCAGCAGCGCTGCCTTCAGCTCAACCGATACGGGCGGCCTGACTCCGGTGCCGATCAACTACTGCACCTCGCCGGCGAATGCGACGATCAACCTGCGGCTGAACCGCGTGTTCGGATTTGGCGAGCGGACCGGGCAACAGGCGGCTTCTCAGGGTGGACCTGGAGGTCCTCCTCCCGGAGAGCACGGCCATGGCGGTGGACACGGCGGCGGCGGTGGAGGACGTGGCGGTCCGTTTGGCGCGTCGAACTCCGGGCACAAGTACACCTTTACGCTCGGCGTTCAGGCTTCCAACCTGTTCAATATGATTCCGTACTCTGCTCCCACGAGCACGCTGAGCTCGGCGCAGTTCGGGAAGTTCACCAGCCTCGCCGGACGGCCTTTTGCGAACGGGACGGCGGTGAGGACGATCATGCTGACGGGGGCGTTCAACTTCTAG
- a CDS encoding DUF5666 domain-containing protein: MKSGVFQISALGAGLLALAMAGSPAFSVRANAQSAAPASAMSRALGTVKSVNGNSVVVTESGSQEVTVTVPDGARILQLAPGSTNLKDAQPATLSSITVGDRVLVTGKAGDSAGTLTALRVILMKSAAIAQEHEAEEAEWQKNGIGGIVRAIDPSTGTLTISVGAKKVEVKTASATKFRRYAGDSVKFEDAVASTLDQIHPGDQLRVRGSKSEDGLSVQADEVVSGSFKNLSGLITTIDAADGTVTLKDLATKKVMRVKITPNSNVHTLPPQAAAMLAARARGGASAARGQGAARPEGAQAEGGMGERGAGRSAGADLSQIVSRLPQQTIADLKAGDAVMVVGSQADPGSSNVTAITVLAGVEPILRASPSGSSDMTLSPWSVGGGAPEMGAQQQ; encoded by the coding sequence ATGAAGTCAGGTGTGTTCCAAATTTCTGCGTTAGGCGCAGGATTGTTGGCTCTCGCGATGGCTGGCTCGCCTGCGTTCAGTGTAAGGGCCAACGCGCAGTCGGCTGCGCCTGCATCGGCAATGTCGCGGGCACTCGGCACGGTAAAGTCAGTCAATGGCAACAGTGTCGTTGTGACTGAGAGCGGTTCGCAGGAGGTTACGGTTACGGTGCCTGATGGTGCACGTATCCTGCAACTCGCTCCGGGCAGTACGAATCTGAAGGACGCTCAGCCTGCCACGCTCTCGTCAATCACTGTTGGTGACCGCGTGCTGGTGACAGGCAAGGCTGGCGACTCAGCGGGGACGCTGACTGCTCTGCGCGTCATTCTGATGAAGTCTGCGGCCATTGCCCAGGAGCACGAGGCTGAAGAGGCTGAATGGCAGAAAAACGGCATCGGCGGCATCGTCCGTGCGATTGATCCATCCACAGGTACGCTTACCATCAGCGTGGGTGCGAAGAAGGTGGAAGTGAAGACTGCAAGCGCCACTAAGTTTCGTCGTTACGCGGGAGACTCGGTGAAGTTTGAGGATGCAGTCGCGAGCACGCTGGACCAGATTCATCCTGGCGATCAACTCCGCGTACGCGGCAGCAAATCAGAGGACGGTCTTTCCGTGCAGGCGGATGAGGTGGTCAGCGGGTCGTTCAAGAATTTGTCTGGCTTGATTACTACGATCGATGCTGCCGATGGAACGGTCACGCTGAAAGACCTTGCGACCAAGAAGGTCATGCGGGTAAAGATCACGCCCAACTCAAATGTGCACACGCTGCCTCCGCAGGCTGCGGCAATGTTGGCGGCGCGCGCACGTGGAGGTGCTTCGGCTGCACGAGGTCAGGGTGCAGCGCGGCCTGAAGGCGCGCAGGCTGAAGGTGGCATGGGCGAACGCGGCGCAGGCCGATCGGCAGGGGCGGATCTCTCGCAGATAGTAAGCCGCCTGCCCCAGCAGACGATTGCAGATTTGAAGGCGGGCGATGCAGTTATGGTTGTCGGCTCGCAGGCAGACCCGGGCAGCTCGAATGTGACGGCGATCACTGTGCTTGCTGGAGTCGAGCCGATTTTGCGGGCGTCTCCAAGTGGATCGTCCGACATGACGCTGTCTCCGTGGAGTGTAGGCGGAGGAGCACCGGAGATGGGCGCGCAACAACAGTAG
- the treZ gene encoding malto-oligosyltrehalose trehalohydrolase, whose protein sequence is MHEFALWSPYAKSLAVQVDGALYPMSRKGERGWWSVYVDSAASGTDYAFLFDDDPKTYPDPRSAWQPFGVHGPSRIYDHSAFRWTDSRWQAPPLASAVIYELHVGTFTPEGTFSAAIAHLDYLVELGVTHLELMPVAEFPGRFGWGYDGASLFAVAQKYGGPDGLKHFVDACHSRGLAVLLDVVYNHFGPVGSYAMRFGPYLTSRHHTPWGDAVNFEDAGSDEVRRFFIDNAKMWLRDFHIDGLRLDAIHEFMDRSAVHFMEQLSAEIEVLSSTLGRGLILIAESDLNDPRTVTPREAGGHGMDAQWSDDFHHALHTVLNDRDRSGYYADFGTLTALAKALTGVFVNDGRYSQYRGRSHGRPVEGLSAHHFVSFAQNHDQVGNRALGDRLESAVGMERARIAAGIVMMAPAIPMIFQGEEFAASTPFLYFADHEDVQMAKAVSEGRRREFAAFGWDPQVIPDPGSAETFECSKLRWDEIDEGAHREMLDWYRQLIHLRRNSVALNDGDLGHIKVRFDERQRYLILDRGAVKVFVNLGQSRADFAVDEGAALVLASRANVEATLGKVVLPPDTLAIFSLDDSSIM, encoded by the coding sequence TACGCTTTTCTCTTCGATGATGACCCTAAGACGTATCCTGACCCGCGCAGCGCTTGGCAACCTTTCGGTGTGCATGGTCCATCGCGCATCTACGACCACAGTGCCTTTCGTTGGACAGATAGCCGTTGGCAAGCACCACCGTTGGCGAGTGCTGTGATCTATGAGCTGCATGTCGGCACATTTACTCCTGAGGGTACATTTAGCGCAGCCATCGCGCACCTGGATTATCTGGTCGAGCTTGGAGTGACACATCTTGAGTTGATGCCAGTCGCAGAGTTTCCCGGCCGCTTCGGCTGGGGCTATGACGGCGCGTCTCTGTTTGCCGTTGCCCAGAAGTATGGTGGGCCCGATGGCCTGAAGCACTTTGTTGACGCTTGCCATAGTCGCGGGCTTGCGGTGCTGCTGGATGTCGTCTACAACCACTTCGGTCCGGTGGGGAGTTACGCGATGAGGTTCGGGCCGTATCTCACAAGTCGTCATCACACCCCCTGGGGCGATGCTGTGAACTTCGAGGACGCAGGCAGCGATGAAGTCAGGCGCTTCTTCATTGACAACGCGAAGATGTGGCTGCGCGATTTTCATATCGATGGCCTGCGCCTTGATGCTATTCACGAATTCATGGACAGGTCGGCGGTGCACTTCATGGAGCAGTTATCGGCCGAGATAGAGGTTCTGTCCTCTACGCTTGGTCGTGGGCTTATTCTGATTGCTGAAAGTGATCTGAACGATCCCCGCACGGTTACGCCGCGTGAAGCAGGCGGCCACGGCATGGATGCGCAATGGAGCGACGATTTCCATCATGCCTTGCATACGGTACTGAATGACCGCGACCGCAGCGGGTACTATGCGGACTTCGGCACCCTGACGGCGCTCGCAAAGGCGCTGACCGGAGTGTTCGTGAACGATGGTCGTTACTCGCAGTATCGTGGCCGCTCCCATGGCCGTCCAGTGGAGGGTCTGTCGGCACATCACTTTGTGAGTTTTGCTCAGAACCACGATCAGGTGGGGAACCGCGCGCTCGGGGATCGTTTGGAAAGCGCAGTAGGAATGGAGCGCGCAAGGATAGCTGCTGGAATCGTGATGATGGCACCGGCGATTCCGATGATCTTTCAAGGCGAAGAATTTGCTGCGTCTACGCCGTTCCTGTACTTCGCGGACCACGAAGACGTGCAGATGGCAAAGGCCGTCTCTGAAGGCCGCAGGCGCGAGTTCGCTGCGTTTGGCTGGGACCCTCAAGTTATTCCCGACCCAGGCAGTGCCGAGACCTTCGAGTGTTCCAAGCTTCGCTGGGATGAGATAGATGAAGGTGCTCACCGCGAGATGCTGGACTGGTACCGGCAGCTTATCCATCTACGTCGCAACTCGGTAGCGTTGAATGACGGAGATTTGGGCCACATCAAAGTTCGCTTCGACGAGAGACAGCGCTATCTGATCCTGGATCGTGGTGCGGTGAAGGTGTTTGTCAACCTTGGTCAGTCGCGGGCGGATTTCGCAGTAGATGAAGGAGCGGCGCTGGTGCTGGCATCGCGCGCCAATGTAGAAGCAACATTGGGTAAAGTGGTGCTGCCGCCGGATACGCTCGCTATCTTCTCGCTCGACGATTCATCTATCATGTAA